One Clostridium sp. CM027 genomic window carries:
- the dhaS gene encoding dihydroxyacetone kinase transcriptional activator DhaS, with amino-acid sequence MSESIITEKALALSLKQLMKTVPLSKISIQNIADNCRLNRQTFYYHFKDKFDLVNWIYYTEVTECIANCNRYENWTDGMYRTLCYLMNNNSFYINALNTPGQNAFNGYFFDFSCELIMGIVNDVSLGMNVPDMDKKFIADFYTHAFVGIIVQWIKTGMKDSPQIMVEKMRNVVEGSMLGALSRH; translated from the coding sequence ATGTCTGAATCAATAATAACAGAAAAGGCCCTTGCTTTATCCTTAAAACAATTAATGAAAACAGTTCCTTTGTCAAAGATTTCAATTCAAAACATTGCAGACAATTGTAGACTTAATAGACAAACATTTTATTATCATTTTAAAGATAAATTCGATCTTGTGAATTGGATTTATTACACTGAAGTTACAGAATGCATCGCTAACTGCAATCGTTATGAAAATTGGACTGATGGCATGTATAGAACCTTGTGCTACCTAATGAATAATAATTCCTTTTATATTAATGCGCTTAACACACCTGGTCAAAATGCTTTTAATGGATATTTCTTTGACTTTAGTTGCGAACTTATTATGGGGATTGTTAATGATGTATCCTTAGGCATGAATGTTCCTGATATGGACAAAAAGTTTATTGCTGATTTTTATACCCATGCTTTTGTAGGTATAATCGTTCAGTGGATTAAAACCGGCATGAAAGACTCACCTCAAATCATGGTAGAAAAGATGCGAAATGTGGTTGAAGGCAGCATGCTTGGTGCTTTATCTAGACATTAA
- a CDS encoding endonuclease/exonuclease/phosphatase family protein: protein MKLLTLNCHSWMEESPKEKMSIIANTIKEKNFDVIALQEVNQSIKENIAFNNIKQDNFALVLLKELENLGCKEYSMLWDFSHIGYGIYEEGVSIITKHKIIEEDSYSFFISNSKDLDFWKTRKVVKASIRINNEIIDFYSCHLGWWQDEEEPFSQQVDKLLNNMKNDRLTFFMGDFNNNAFASNEGYDYLMKKGIKDTYTLSKEKDCGITVKGKIDGWDLNKNDLRLDLILTNKCVDVKYSKVIFNGKNDFVVSDHYGVEIDTSLGLFP, encoded by the coding sequence ATGAAATTATTAACTTTAAATTGTCATTCTTGGATGGAAGAAAGCCCAAAAGAAAAGATGAGCATTATTGCAAATACTATAAAAGAAAAAAATTTTGATGTAATTGCCCTGCAAGAAGTAAATCAATCTATAAAGGAAAATATAGCCTTTAATAACATAAAACAAGATAATTTTGCTTTAGTTTTATTAAAAGAATTAGAGAACTTAGGATGCAAAGAATACTCAATGCTGTGGGATTTTTCTCATATAGGTTATGGAATATATGAAGAAGGGGTAAGTATTATAACTAAACATAAAATAATAGAAGAAGATTCTTACTCATTTTTCATAAGCAACAGCAAGGACTTGGATTTTTGGAAAACTAGAAAGGTCGTAAAAGCTTCAATTAGAATAAATAACGAAATTATAGATTTCTACTCTTGTCATTTAGGCTGGTGGCAAGATGAAGAAGAACCGTTCAGTCAGCAAGTAGATAAGTTACTTAATAATATGAAAAATGACAGATTAACATTCTTTATGGGAGATTTTAATAATAACGCTTTTGCATCAAATGAAGGCTATGATTATTTAATGAAAAAAGGAATAAAGGATACTTATACCCTCTCTAAGGAAAAAGATTGTGGTATAACTGTAAAAGGTAAAATAGATGGATGGGATTTAAATAAAAATGATTTAAGGCTGGATCTAATTTTAACAAATAAATGTGTAGATGTTAAATATTCTAAAGTAATATTTAATGGCAAAAACGACTTCGTGGTGTCAGACCATTATGGAGTAGAAATAGATACAAGTTTGGGGTTATTCCCCTAA
- a CDS encoding oleate hydratase, which produces MSKKSSKNGMNVLLTLGAIAGAAAVATISAKKFKNNSKTTIDLSENRNNEDRQVYFIGGGLASLAGAAYLVRDCNFKGENIHIIEGMKILGGSNDGAGDAINGYVCRGGRMLNEETYENFWELFSGIPSLDMPGKSVKEEILNFDHLHPTHAQARLIDKDGVILDVTSMGFNNSDRMALGKLMITSGEKLDNKTIEEWFSHTPHFFETNFWYMWQTTFAFQKWSSLFEFKRYMERMIFEFSRIETLEGVTRTQYNQYESVILPLKAYLDNFGVDFSINATVTDLDFKSGDEITVTAMHIEEKEGERVIQLNPRDVCIMTNGCMTDCATLGDMYTPAEYNPSKPISGELWAKIAKKKRGLGNPEPFFGHANETNWESFTVTCKGNKLLNLIEKFSTNIPGSGALMTFKDSNWLMSIVVAAQPHFKNQPIDTTMFWGYSIYTDKVGDFVKKSMRDCTGEEMLIELLHHMHMEDKQEEIMDTIINVIPCMMPYVDAQFQPRKMTDRPSVVPECSTNFAMISQFVEIPEDMVFTEEYSVRAARIAIYTLFDVKDKTICPVTPYRKNTRILKEALKTSFR; this is translated from the coding sequence ATGAGTAAAAAATCAAGCAAAAATGGTATGAACGTATTACTTACGTTAGGTGCAATAGCTGGTGCGGCTGCTGTAGCAACTATTAGTGCAAAGAAGTTTAAAAATAATTCTAAAACAACGATAGATTTATCAGAAAATAGAAATAATGAAGATAGACAAGTTTATTTTATTGGTGGAGGGTTAGCTTCCTTAGCTGGTGCTGCTTATCTTGTACGAGATTGTAACTTTAAAGGAGAAAATATTCATATTATTGAAGGAATGAAAATCTTAGGAGGCAGTAACGATGGTGCAGGAGATGCCATAAATGGTTATGTATGCCGTGGCGGTAGAATGTTAAATGAAGAAACCTATGAGAATTTTTGGGAATTGTTTTCAGGTATACCATCCCTAGATATGCCGGGTAAAAGCGTTAAAGAAGAAATTCTTAATTTTGATCATTTACACCCAACACATGCACAGGCACGGTTAATTGATAAAGATGGAGTAATTCTAGATGTGACTAGTATGGGCTTTAATAATTCCGATCGTATGGCTCTTGGAAAACTTATGATTACTTCAGGAGAAAAATTAGATAATAAGACTATTGAGGAATGGTTTAGTCATACGCCACATTTCTTTGAAACTAATTTTTGGTATATGTGGCAAACAACCTTTGCTTTCCAAAAATGGTCCAGTCTTTTTGAGTTTAAGCGTTACATGGAACGTATGATTTTTGAATTTTCTCGTATTGAAACTTTAGAGGGGGTTACACGTACTCAGTACAATCAATATGAGTCTGTTATTCTTCCATTAAAAGCTTACTTAGATAACTTTGGAGTTGATTTTAGTATAAATGCAACTGTAACTGATTTAGATTTCAAATCAGGAGATGAAATTACAGTAACGGCTATGCATATAGAAGAAAAAGAAGGTGAAAGGGTTATTCAGTTAAACCCTAGAGACGTTTGCATTATGACAAATGGATGCATGACTGACTGCGCAACTCTTGGTGATATGTACACACCTGCAGAATATAATCCAAGCAAACCAATATCTGGTGAACTTTGGGCGAAAATAGCTAAAAAGAAAAGAGGTCTTGGAAATCCAGAACCCTTCTTTGGACATGCAAATGAAACTAATTGGGAAAGCTTTACCGTGACTTGTAAGGGTAATAAATTGTTAAACCTAATTGAAAAATTCTCCACTAATATTCCAGGTAGTGGCGCATTAATGACATTTAAGGATTCTAATTGGTTAATGAGCATAGTTGTTGCAGCTCAACCACACTTTAAAAATCAGCCCATTGATACAACTATGTTCTGGGGCTATAGCATATATACTGATAAAGTTGGTGATTTTGTAAAGAAATCAATGCGTGATTGTACAGGTGAGGAAATGCTAATAGAACTTCTACACCACATGCATATGGAAGACAAGCAAGAGGAAATTATGGACACTATAATTAATGTTATTCCATGTATGATGCCGTATGTAGATGCTCAGTTCCAGCCTCGGAAGATGACTGATCGTCCAAGTGTTGTACCAGAATGCTCAACAAATTTCGCTATGATTAGCCAGTTCGTTGAAATTCCAGAAGATATGGTATTTACAGAAGAATATTCTGTACGCGCAGCAAGAATTGCGATATACACGTTATTTGATGTAAAAGATAAAACTATTTGTCCAGTAACTCCTTATAGAAAGAATACGAGGATATTAAAAGAAGCATTAAAAACTTCATTTAGATAA
- a CDS encoding glycoside hydrolase family 65 protein: MKQYLKLDEWNIIEEGFNQDNHEVSEGIFSIGNGYMGQRANFEETYSGKSLQGSYMAGVYYPDKTRVGWWKNGYPEYFAKVLNSTNWIGIDVSVDGETLDLAKCEVKNFVRILNMKEGYLHRCFTAKLTSGKEVNVDAKRFVSIAAKEIGAIRYSITPVNFEGTLCISAYLDGDIKNADSNYDEKFWDEISKQCNKEQSSLIVKTKKLDFYVCSSMKLDIFRADKKVDFNAEFIESEKFVGNIVSLNVKQNEEIVVYKYVCNVTSRDYAVEELLAVNRKFLDKAYGSGFELLLKDQAIAWGEKWKQSDIVIEGDVSAQQAIRFNIFQLNQTYSGEDDRLNIGPKGFTGEKYGGSTYWDTEAYCIPFYLSTADPSISRNLLLYRYKQLEKAKENARKLGFTKGALYPMVTMNGEECHNEWEITFEEIHRNGAIAYGIYNYVNYTGDKCYLGQYGLEVLVEISRFWEERVSFASNKGKYVILGVTGPNEYENNSNNNWYTNRIAAWTLEYTTCVINHLKNNEPGRYSELVNKLGLKEAEVSKWQDIIKNMYYPVDEELGIFMQQDGYMDKQQILVKDLDRKNLPLNQKWSWDRILRSCFIKQADVLQGIYFLQDRYDLDTIRRNFEFYESRTVHESSLSPCVHTILAAKLGKHEKAYEMYLRTARLDLDNYNNDTKDGCHITSMAGTWMSVVEGFAGMRVKDGKLLLNPFIPKNWSSFSFNVLFRESLLKINIKTHKVIITSENKQQITLCVNGKDYTINGEIEISS; the protein is encoded by the coding sequence ATGAAACAATATTTAAAATTAGATGAATGGAATATTATAGAGGAAGGTTTTAACCAAGATAATCATGAAGTATCTGAAGGAATTTTTAGTATAGGAAATGGGTATATGGGACAAAGAGCTAACTTCGAAGAAACGTACAGCGGAAAGTCTCTTCAGGGAAGTTATATGGCAGGAGTTTACTATCCGGATAAAACAAGAGTTGGCTGGTGGAAAAATGGATACCCAGAATATTTTGCAAAGGTATTAAATTCTACCAATTGGATTGGAATAGATGTTAGTGTTGATGGAGAAACACTAGACCTTGCAAAATGTGAAGTGAAAAATTTTGTGAGAATTTTAAATATGAAAGAAGGATATCTACATAGATGCTTTACCGCAAAGCTTACTAGCGGAAAAGAAGTAAATGTAGATGCAAAGAGATTTGTAAGTATTGCTGCAAAAGAAATAGGAGCAATTAGATATTCAATTACACCAGTTAATTTTGAAGGTACATTGTGTATATCCGCTTACTTAGATGGTGATATAAAAAATGCGGATTCTAATTATGATGAAAAATTTTGGGATGAAATCTCAAAGCAGTGCAATAAAGAACAATCATCTTTAATAGTAAAAACAAAAAAACTTGATTTTTATGTGTGTTCTTCAATGAAACTAGATATTTTTCGAGCAGATAAAAAGGTAGATTTTAATGCAGAATTTATAGAATCAGAAAAATTTGTAGGTAATATAGTTAGTTTAAATGTAAAACAAAATGAAGAAATCGTAGTGTATAAGTATGTTTGCAATGTAACTTCAAGAGATTACGCTGTAGAAGAATTATTGGCTGTTAATAGAAAATTTTTAGATAAAGCTTATGGAAGCGGTTTTGAATTATTACTTAAAGATCAAGCAATAGCTTGGGGTGAAAAATGGAAACAAAGCGATATTGTTATTGAAGGAGATGTTTCGGCGCAGCAAGCTATTAGATTTAATATTTTTCAATTGAATCAGACATATTCTGGAGAAGATGATAGATTAAACATAGGCCCAAAGGGTTTTACAGGAGAAAAATATGGTGGAAGTACTTATTGGGATACAGAAGCATATTGCATACCATTTTATTTAAGTACTGCTGATCCAAGTATATCTAGAAATCTTTTGCTTTATAGGTATAAGCAATTAGAAAAAGCTAAAGAAAATGCAAGAAAATTAGGTTTTACAAAAGGTGCTCTATATCCAATGGTTACTATGAATGGAGAAGAGTGTCACAATGAATGGGAAATAACTTTTGAAGAAATTCATAGAAATGGTGCTATAGCATATGGTATATATAATTATGTTAATTATACTGGAGATAAATGTTATTTAGGTCAATATGGATTAGAAGTATTAGTAGAGATCTCAAGATTCTGGGAAGAAAGAGTTAGTTTTGCTTCAAACAAAGGAAAATATGTAATACTTGGAGTTACTGGCCCTAATGAATATGAAAATAATTCAAATAATAACTGGTATACTAATAGAATTGCTGCTTGGACACTAGAATATACTACTTGTGTAATTAATCATTTAAAAAATAATGAACCTGGGAGATATTCAGAGTTAGTAAATAAATTAGGTTTAAAAGAAGCAGAAGTTAGTAAATGGCAAGATATCATTAAAAATATGTATTATCCAGTAGATGAAGAGCTAGGGATATTCATGCAACAAGATGGATATATGGATAAGCAGCAGATTCTTGTAAAAGACTTGGATCGCAAAAATTTACCATTAAATCAAAAATGGTCTTGGGATAGAATTCTTAGATCTTGCTTTATAAAACAAGCAGATGTATTGCAAGGAATATATTTTCTACAAGATAGATATGATTTAGATACCATAAGAAGAAATTTTGAATTTTATGAGTCAAGAACAGTACATGAGTCATCTTTATCTCCTTGTGTGCATACTATCCTTGCCGCAAAATTAGGAAAACATGAAAAAGCTTATGAAATGTATCTTAGAACTGCAAGACTAGATTTAGACAATTACAATAACGATACAAAAGATGGATGTCATATTACTAGTATGGCTGGAACTTGGATGTCCGTAGTTGAAGGCTTTGCTGGGATGAGAGTAAAAGATGGAAAGCTTCTTTTAAATCCTTTTATACCAAAAAATTGGAGTTCATTCTCTTTTAATGTTTTGTTTAGAGAATCATTACTTAAAATAAATATCAAAACACATAAAGTTATTATTACCAGCGAAAATAAGCAACAAATAACTTTATGCGTTAACGGTAAAGATTATACAATAAACGGAGAAATTGAAATTTCCTCTTAA
- the pgmB gene encoding beta-phosphoglucomutase, with amino-acid sequence MTKIKACLFDLDGVIVDTAKYHYLAWRRLAKELGFDFTKEQNESLKGISRMESLKILLNIGGLTLTEAEKMTLAEKKNNWYREYILKMTPDEILPGTVEFLEELKNNGIKIALGSASKNAMTILNNIKLVNHFDAIIDGTKTSNAKPDPEVFLLGAKELGVSPSECVVFEDAKAGIESAINAGMYSVGIGDPLVLNKANIVVSSLKEMTFEKLNY; translated from the coding sequence ATGACAAAGATTAAGGCTTGTTTGTTTGATTTAGATGGGGTGATTGTAGATACTGCTAAATATCATTATTTAGCATGGAGAAGACTAGCTAAGGAATTAGGGTTTGATTTTACAAAGGAGCAAAATGAAAGCTTAAAAGGTATAAGTAGAATGGAATCTCTTAAAATACTTTTAAATATAGGAGGTTTAACTTTAACTGAAGCAGAAAAAATGACTCTTGCAGAGAAAAAGAATAATTGGTATCGTGAGTATATTTTAAAGATGACCCCTGATGAAATTTTACCTGGTACAGTGGAATTTTTAGAAGAATTAAAGAATAATGGGATTAAAATTGCACTAGGTTCTGCAAGTAAAAATGCCATGACCATATTAAATAATATAAAATTAGTTAATCACTTTGATGCAATAATCGATGGAACTAAAACAAGCAATGCAAAGCCCGATCCAGAAGTTTTCTTATTGGGTGCAAAGGAACTTGGTGTATCCCCTTCTGAATGTGTAGTTTTCGAAGATGCCAAGGCGGGTATTGAATCCGCAATAAATGCTGGAATGTATAGTGTTGGAATCGGCGATCCACTTGTTTTAAATAAAGCTAATATCGTTGTTTCTTCTTTGAAAGAAATGACATTTGAAAAATTAAATTATTAA
- a CDS encoding DUF4380 domain-containing protein yields MLNYSIVKCKNTQEIILENGIIKVIIVPEQGGRILEFSTENLNVLYRNANLIGIKGDIKAEYIPENWLNFGGYKGWPAPQTKWAWPPIFDIDLNVFEYDIAKLENSLVVTLSSPISNIVGLKFIREILFEDKCNHITIKETIVNLNEEPVQWAVWGNTQALSPGYIDIKLNSDVFIGGITFYQDFDIPSNNAYSLRKEDRKILRLNCNNEEKFKVGVVTDDAILRYYCSAYKHKTLLLTQKFQYEGQVVYPHGSNVEVYVDDKLAYTELEILGGMSSIMPGESKSIQMVWQLELV; encoded by the coding sequence ATGCTAAATTATTCAATAGTAAAGTGTAAAAACACACAAGAGATAATACTTGAAAACGGAATAATAAAAGTAATTATAGTCCCAGAGCAGGGTGGTAGGATTTTAGAGTTTTCAACAGAAAATTTAAATGTGTTATATAGAAATGCGAATCTTATAGGAATTAAAGGTGATATAAAAGCTGAATATATTCCAGAAAACTGGCTTAATTTTGGAGGATATAAAGGTTGGCCTGCTCCACAAACAAAATGGGCATGGCCTCCAATATTTGATATTGATTTAAATGTTTTTGAATACGACATAGCTAAGTTAGAAAATTCATTAGTAGTTACATTAAGTAGTCCTATATCAAACATTGTTGGTCTTAAATTTATAAGGGAAATATTATTTGAAGATAAATGTAATCATATAACTATAAAGGAAACCATAGTTAACTTAAATGAAGAACCAGTACAATGGGCAGTTTGGGGTAATACCCAAGCATTATCTCCTGGATATATAGATATAAAACTAAACTCTGACGTATTTATAGGAGGAATAACATTTTATCAAGATTTTGATATACCTTCAAACAATGCTTATTCTTTGAGAAAAGAAGATAGAAAAATTTTAAGATTGAATTGTAACAATGAAGAGAAGTTTAAAGTAGGTGTAGTAACAGATGATGCGATACTAAGATATTATTGCAGTGCATATAAACACAAAACCCTCTTACTTACGCAGAAATTTCAGTATGAAGGACAAGTTGTATATCCACATGGAAGTAATGTTGAAGTTTATGTGGATGATAAGCTAGCCTACACTGAGCTTGAAATTCTTGGAGGTATGAGCAGCATAATGCCAGGTGAAAGTAAAAGTATCCAAATGGTTTGGCAATTAGAATTAGTATAA
- the pknB gene encoding Stk1 family PASTA domain-containing Ser/Thr kinase, whose amino-acid sequence MIGKLLLNRYELLEKIGEGGMGTVYKAKCHLLNRFVAVKILKAELSNDEEFVLRFKREATSIARLSHPNIVNIHDVGAENHINFIVMEYINGITLKQLINENVRLTSQKALDISLQIAKALQCAHINNVIHRDIKPDNIMITEDNIVKVMDFGIAKVADSRTITNSSKVMGTVHYFSPEQAKGNFIDCRTDIYSLGIVMYEMITGQVPYNSESSISIAIMHIHEPVTAPKEIITDIPENINQVILKAMQKEPFKRYQTAKDMADIINAIKEDSNYEVKVNNDLDDATNIMGATIFSDIKDNFTTVMSGASIAEKAANKKDNEVITGNEKTVNNKKAVIIIASIILVVIASILGKFISNGTSINTPAPIVETTVPKADEKLQSDEIQHVDKKQQADEQLSVVENKFVPSLIGRTQDIANQTVVNNGFMLGNISNEYSDSIAQGLVISQSPEVNTSYEKDGKVDLVISQGKKIEQVTVPQLNGKTLDDAKEILDNIQLELGEKTPINMDDKARKGNHSKNNNKKIFMQNAEAGTLVDIGTKINVSYYGSKKDLSK is encoded by the coding sequence ATGATAGGAAAATTACTTTTAAATAGATATGAGTTATTAGAGAAAATTGGCGAAGGCGGTATGGGAACTGTCTATAAAGCAAAGTGCCACTTGTTAAATAGATTTGTCGCTGTAAAGATATTAAAAGCAGAGTTAAGTAATGATGAAGAGTTTGTTTTAAGATTTAAAAGGGAAGCTACTTCAATCGCAAGATTGTCACATCCAAATATCGTGAATATTCATGATGTTGGTGCAGAAAACCATATTAATTTTATAGTTATGGAATATATTAATGGAATAACATTAAAGCAATTAATAAATGAAAATGTTAGACTTACTTCGCAAAAGGCTTTAGATATCTCACTCCAAATAGCCAAAGCACTTCAATGTGCACATATTAACAATGTAATTCATAGAGATATAAAACCGGATAATATCATGATAACAGAAGATAATATAGTTAAGGTTATGGATTTTGGAATAGCTAAAGTTGCTGATTCAAGAACCATAACCAATTCTAGTAAAGTTATGGGTACCGTACACTATTTTTCTCCAGAACAAGCAAAAGGAAATTTTATAGATTGTAGAACAGACATATATTCCTTAGGTATTGTAATGTATGAAATGATTACTGGACAAGTACCTTATAATTCAGAAAGCTCTATTTCCATAGCTATAATGCATATTCATGAACCCGTTACTGCGCCCAAAGAAATCATTACAGATATTCCTGAAAATATAAACCAGGTAATTTTGAAGGCAATGCAAAAAGAGCCTTTTAAAAGATACCAAACGGCTAAGGACATGGCAGATATAATAAATGCAATTAAAGAAGATTCTAATTATGAAGTTAAGGTAAATAATGACCTAGATGATGCTACAAATATTATGGGTGCAACAATATTTTCTGATATAAAAGACAATTTCACAACGGTTATGAGTGGAGCATCCATCGCTGAAAAAGCAGCAAATAAAAAAGATAACGAAGTAATAACGGGGAATGAGAAGACCGTTAATAATAAAAAGGCAGTAATTATTATTGCCTCAATTATTTTAGTTGTGATTGCTTCCATTTTAGGTAAATTTATATCCAACGGGACTTCTATTAATACACCAGCTCCCATTGTCGAAACTACAGTTCCAAAAGCAGATGAAAAATTACAGTCAGATGAGATACAGCATGTTGATAAAAAACAACAGGCAGATGAACAACTATCCGTTGTTGAAAATAAATTTGTGCCCTCACTTATTGGAAGGACCCAAGATATTGCAAATCAGACTGTAGTTAATAATGGCTTTATGCTTGGCAATATTTCAAATGAATATAGTGATAGTATTGCTCAGGGTTTAGTTATTAGTCAATCACCTGAGGTAAATACATCCTATGAAAAAGATGGCAAAGTAGATTTAGTTATAAGCCAAGGAAAAAAAATTGAACAGGTTACTGTCCCACAATTAAATGGCAAAACCCTTGATGATGCTAAAGAAATTCTAGATAACATTCAATTAGAGCTTGGGGAGAAAACACCTATAAATATGGATGACAAAGCCCGTAAGGGCAATCATTCCAAAAATAACAATAAAAAAATATTCATGCAAAATGCCGAGGCCGGTACCCTTGTAGATATAGGAACAAAAATAAATGTTTCTTATTATGGAAGTAAAAAGGATTTATCTAAGTAA